Genomic window (Alnus glutinosa chromosome 9, dhAlnGlut1.1, whole genome shotgun sequence):
GTATTCTGATGGAAAATAAATTTGAGACATGTTCTTATTCAATGAGCAACAAACTCAGTTGCACTACAATCAAAGAATTGAAATAAGATATTGTTCCTTTTCCAACATATTATCTTATAtagtattgttaaaattttaattttcttcccTAAGCCAAATTCAGAAGCTATCTATGTCTCTTAATTATATTCATGGAGTCTTAATGTTGAGGTTAAGCTGATTGGTTTTGAAGTTTAGTTGCTTCCAGTGGGTCCTTTCTTCCTGGAAACGTTAGCTTATGACATTTATTATGAAATGTCTTATATAGcccaagtaaaaaatttatgttgcATTTTCTGTGCAGAATGGCTCTTCTTTGGAGCTTGATCTTGAACATTATGTTGTTCCAGCTCCATTAACTTCTGCCAATTCAGGTTTGGCTTATGCAGCTAACAACACAGAGACCCCAAGGTCATTAGCTCATACTGGGGTTTTTGCCAACATGGATGGCCCAGGGAGTGTTTCATATTCCTTTAAGGATGGTGGTTTTTCTGTTGATCGACCTGCAACTATAAAGGTTTTTCTTGGTTTCCCATCTTGCAAATATGTAAATTGTACTTTACTATGGGCTTTGGAGTAATAGTAAAAGCTGTATCAGCATGAGGATATAACAATTGACATTCAGGTGTTCTTTGGTCCATTATGGAATGGAACTTACTGTATGCAACAGCtagcatatatttatttttggcaTGCTAGCTGATTCAGAGCAGTGTGATATTGTTGTTTAAGATGTTAGATAGGACACTGAAGTTTGATATGTCTGTGTGAATAGCACATGCCTCCAGAATTTATCTTGTTCTTCTGTAAAATGCTATATTATTCTGGATCTAATGTTTTATGTTAATTGTTTACATAGGAGATGGAGATAGTTGTCCCTGATTCATCCCGGGTGTATTCAGGTTCTGGAATAGTTGAATCAAAGTCAGTTGGGACATTTTCGCCTTTGCAAAAGCAAGATAGTCACAGAGGTCTTCTTGTGGATAGGGGTGTTGGATCTCCTAGGCTAGTTAAATCGGCTAGTGCAAGTACTTTCACTGTCGATCTCAAACTGGACACAGAAACAAAGGTTTGTAAAAAGTACATTTTTTCTAATCACTGAAGATTGtgcaagttaattaatttcttcagTGTTGTTACTTTATTAGATAATCATGTCTCCTTTTTAATCGTTAGAATTCAATGCCGGCGGCTGCTGGAGCTGTTGCAGCTGCAGCTGTAGCTGATCAGATGCTTGGACCAAAGGAGGATCGTCATTTGGCTATTGTCCTGGTATTTCCCTGCATGACTGTTTGTCAGAACGGCTAATAACTTTAATCACTGTTCTCCCAGGTGTAAACTTCATGAGAGTAGAATTGCTTGACCATTAATAGACTGGAAATTGGgtgttgccaataattaccagCATCATCAGTTTCCCACCATTTGCTTCATAAAATTAATTCAGGACAAATGTTGAGAATGAATTATTCTAAGTATTTGCTTGTTCTTTAGGTTGGTTTGCCAGCTCGAGGCAAGACTTTCACTGCAGCTAAACTTACCAGATATCTTCGTTGGTTGGGTCATGAGACCAAGCATTTCAATGTTGGGAAggtcatttattttcttaaatgaatactccttacctgtCAGACTTCTCTAGTTAATGGGgaaaaatatgaagaagaagattattctgatataattttttttttttgcaacagTATCGGCGGCTGAAGCATGGGGCAAATCAGGTATATCTCTTTCCTGTTTTCTGCTTAGATATCTCCCTCATTGACATAAGATTTCTCTTTCCattcttctaatttttcttAAGTTGGATATGATTAATTTCAGGCAAATTTTTGGCTGCAAAATTGATTATAATCTGTAGAGGTTTAATAGTTGTGTGAAAAACTCATTTGGATAGTTGATCTCATAGTGTTAATAAATGATAGCCAGTTTCCACATCTACCTGCCTTGCTATATTTCTAAATATGTGatcttataaaataataataataataataataaaagaatttgcGATAATTTTGGTGGTATTTGTTTTGAAGTTAAGCATTTTCTGACGGAAAATGTTTTCGAATGTAAATACTTTCTGCGAGAACTACTAATTTTCTGGTGTGTGTTTGACACTTTGAAAGTGATCCCATAAACATTTTTGGTCTTTTGGTTCGTACTGAAAATCCTTAATATTTCTACGTAATCtcatataattttagtttttattcaCTATAAGATATAGGAGGCCAGAGAGGGCGTATTCTCTTTCCCGAAGGTCAGGACGGGCGAGGGTGGAGCCGTGTTTCTGGGGAGCTGagcaaaattttggattttctGGGATCCACGGTTGGGTCTTCGTCTTCTGGCGGTCTGCCTCCCTCTGGTGGTTCTCCGTCGGGAGTTAAGCTGGGGAAAGGTACAGGACGTCCGTCGTTTTCCGTCGTTTGTGGAGGTGGTGAGTTCTTCAGCAACCATCTCTGCCTTgggttgtcggattccggctcAGGACTCAGGAACTAGGGTTGCGGCAAAGATTGTCTTGGGATCTGATGAGAAAGGTTTTTTGGACTTCTTGGCTTGGATCGAGGATCAGCGCTATGACTTTGACtcccctcctaagaaggaaaagaagataaaaaggaaaaaggggaaaagagaggtcaagaatttagaatgctcgattaatttcgatgctaggggtgTGGGTTCCAGTAGGGTTAGAGGCAAGAAGTTGGGGGTTTGATGTAACTTTTCTactgtcttttgggtttttcgggtgttcttcttctttttttgtttttcttttgttttggtgtcctttttgtatactccctgtatgcttaggagcgccttttacgcttttttaatgcaatttgtttacctataaaaaaaaagatatataacaTAGAGAAACTAGAAGATCAATCTATTGACTGGATAGATTGATTTCTcatgaagaaaataataaaaattaaattttttaccaagTATAAATGCTTATGGACAAAGATTTGgtgttttgttaatttataaatgttttttttttcttcgaaatAAGCGCTTAgaaaattttcatgaaaaaatacGTGCACTTTGGCCCTAAAATGAGCAGGCAGAAGATGGACTAAGCCATTTTTCACCCTAAAccacttattttttgttgactttgtaaataatttctgttgaatatcttcttcctctttttcttttttctttttttctttgcacCAAACATTGGGAAAtgcggaaaatattttcaggaaaatctttgtgtcgCAACAAATGCATCCAGTTACACTTGTTTTGTGATACTATTTATGTGATTGTAGGCTCACAACCTTTTAATTTCACATTCTTGCCCAACTTTGTGGAGTTGATGTACAAGGCAATAGATATAGAGGAAACACTATTTTAAGAATTCTTTATTAAATAGCTATAGGTGTGTGCGGAAAGTTTCTACATAGTATTAATAGGATTTGATTGGGTTTCTGGTCCTCTTCGGCAAACTAATTTGCAATATTTGCTGAGGAATGAGGAGGGGAAAAGAGAACCGAGTTGTGGCTTGGGCCTAGGGATGCTATGACTCTGTTTTGATGTTAGGATATATTGATTTCTAACAAGGAGGAGTTGGGTTTAATAGTGGGATATAACTGTGGTGGCCGGCCAACAATTGTTGGGGCCTTTTTAATCAAAGTGGTATGACAGTTTTTGCAGGAGGAAGTCTTATGTCTCTGAAATGTCAGGGTTTTCGTAGTTTAGGAGAGAGGGAGCCCAAGTTTTTGCAGGAGAAAGTGTTGTGTTTAAAATATTGGGGTTTTCATAGTTTGTCATCAGGCCaaggtttcttttttcaaacattttttgAATCTGAAGAAGATTGCATTAGTTTTCTCAACTTTCTTCAATGATTCTTGATGGATGATAAATATCTTGTTGCAGTCTGCAGATTTTTTCCGAGCTGACAATCCCGAAGGCATGGAAGCACGTAATGAGGTGAATATCCTCCAGAATGATTTATTGCTTTGAGTAGATCGTGTGATTATCTATTTGTTTTCTATAGTGTACAAGTCAGGTTTTCTTTATTAGTACTTATCTGTCAAATCATTGAACGAATGATGTCATTTCTGTGAAGGACGGAGTTACTCTGTTGGACCAAATGATTTGTTTCTTAAAAGTTTCTCTGTGATTTGAGCATGCACTTTTCTATGAATTTAATGATTGGAAATCTGAAGGTCATAATTCACTTTTATATCTTCTTTTGCATAAGTTCTGATTACATGTTACTGTATTAGCATTTTTggattgtttgttttttatttattaaaaaacaaatgtaTAAGTAATGATTACTATTTGAATGGATGATTCCAGCTGAATAAACATTAGCATTTGTTGCATTTGAGAATATCCTACAGTAGTCTATAGAGATATTTAGTAATTATTTGATACTTGAAATCTGAATTTCATAAATGGGATGGCATGATCCAGAGATAATTAAGTGGAGTAAGTATTCATTAATGAGAAGCAAACAGAGTGgcaacaaaataaatcaaggaAGGATGGAAAGGAGTAAACACACCATGAGACACAATGTTTAAATGATTCAGCAGTTCGGCTTATGTTGATGAGGTTATCTTTGGGTATGAATTCACCACATGAATATGGTGATGAGGGACAATAATTGGTTGTTTATGCTATTGTGAAGTGGGTGTATCATCCTACTAAGACCAATCTgtcataaatataaaattactagcacttttgtttttgttttttttttttgataattggtAATATTAACACCATATTAACCCTCTTCTttgtaaaatagttttaatATATCACATGCTACTAGGTAGCAGCCTTGGCTATGGAAGACATGATATCTTGGATGCAAGAAGGTGGCCAGGTAAGTTTTCTTATATTAGATTCTTTTGATATATCTGAGGTTTCTGTCTAATCcattttctcattaatcttgATTTGGTTTTAGGTAGGGATATTTGATGCCACAAACAGTACCAGGAAACGAAGGAACATGCTTATGAAAATGGCTGAAGGAAAATGCAAGGTACCATGATGACAGCATTGGGTATAGTTAAGGAATCCCATGTATGAAAAGTAATATAAATAGTTTAGGCCATTgatacattattttattttattttatttttaatgcagATTATTTTTCTGGAGACAATCTGCAACGATGAACGCATTATTGAAAGAAATATACgtctaaaaattcaacaaagtCCTGATTATGCAGAAGAGTATGATTGCTTTCTGAAACCAGTTGCTTCTTACCTTGATTCAAAGTTGTGTGCCTAATAATTTCTGTGCTCCTGCAGGCCAGATTTTGAGGCGGGATATCATGACTTCAAAACTCGATTAGACAATTATGAAAAAGTAATTCTCTCAAACTCACTTATATGATTTGCTCTTAGTGAGATTTGGTTACAGGAATGCTTATTAGCATGCTAAAATATACACGTCACTCCTCTTCCAAGGTTTATGAGCCAGTAGAAGAGGGATCTTACATTAAAATGATTGATATGGTCAGTGGACATGGTGGGCAAATACAAGTAAGTTCGCGAACTTTGTTAGTAAGAAGGATCTTACGTCAAAATGTTGTGAACCTATtgaatttatgtttttcttttaattgtgcACTATGTTTATCTGTTAAAAATTGCTTGATGATTATTGTCAAGATTTTGGATGTTGTATTAGTTATGGATTGTTTGCTTTAGCGCAGACGTATTTGATGAATTCACTACCTCATATTGTTGAAGATAGCAGTGCTTGATAactttctgttttatttaaacTTGAATTCAATTAAATAGTACTTTAGTTTATAGCACTGGCATTCCTGCCAGGTAAGGGGAGTGGCATGGGTCACTTCTTGTCCATTAACAATGTTTGTTGTTTCTTGTAAGTTGTCATTATTCTTTTTCCCCAAAAATCCTTGGTTATATGTTCCTTCATGTATTTAGTCTTCCTAATATTTTGGTCTACAGTAGTGTCCTATGATTTTCAATTTACtgaagacctttttttttattattattatttgttcagGTGAACAATATCAGTGGTTATCTTCCTGGGCggattgtgtttttcttggtatGTTGTCCTGTGAAAAATACGGTCCTAGCATATTTTTATGTCTTCCTGATTTTGTGAGGCTTTGTGATCTTTAGAATCTTTTCTTGTTTGGCTAATCTTAGCCAATATATATCGTGTAAAGTTGGATACACAAATAAATGCATATGAAAAATGATGTTAATGTTGCATGGATTAGCCTTGGTTACACAGAAGGAATCTTTAACATGGTGAAACGAGGATTTTGGTTCATAACCGTTGTGCAAAGaattgtcatttttcaatttcttaatGAACATCTCTGTCCTAGTGGCTGTACTATGTAAACAGTTGGCATACGTATTTTGTCAAAGATAGCTTTAGGATGTATTGCACACTGCATCTCTATATGCTATATTCCATGTTTCATCTGCAATAGGGATCACCATTTGGCCTGAACAGGATAATTTTTCGGATAAGTAACCTGGCTTGAATAAGATCATATTATGAGAAAAAAATGTCCTAGCCACTCTCGTGAATGCAAACATATGGACATTGTATTAATAGTAGAAATAAAAGCTTCCCCATTTATATTTTCCAACAGATTTCTTCGGCTTAATTTGAGCTTGTAAATAAGGGGTTGACTTTTACATTGCTACACTAAGTTTTGATTGAGTAACAGCTAGGTTACTCTGAAGATGGTACATTTGGGTTCGTGGTATGGGTAGAGGAATGTGGTATGCTCTTGTGCCCGGCATGCAGTATGGTGGGGGTAGACTTAGTTGGTTTCTTACttaattttaatgaaaaattatagtttagctcCCTAAACTGCCAGCCATTTTGCAAGTAGcccccccacgaactaccaacgTTTGTACcttggccccccaaactaccaaaacgtttTAAAAATGGtccattttgtcaaaatatgcctataataaattaaaaattaaaaaaaataaattattttctatttttttattttttatttttaaaaagaaaatgggttttaaggtatatttcgacaaaattggcattttttaaactttttgatagtttgggggccagagtccaagcattggtagttcgtggggctACTTGCAAAATGACTGGTAGTTTGGGGTGctaaattgtagttttccctaattttaaatatatgtaGCATATGTAAACACAGAAAATCAAAATATCACGAGACACAATCGTTTAAGGATAAAATAGTATAATTACCATTTGCATTAACATaacttcaaaagaaaatattaaaaattagtgggttaattacatttttccctataaactaccagtcattgttaATATATCCCTATGAACTGACACTCTCACCATCCGACCGTAtcaaactatcatttacttaccaaaaccccCCGCCGTTAAGGAATCTCGTTAAATCGAATGGAATATTCTCTTTTTAGACGTTAGGGGCTGGGGGGCTGCACAGCCACCTCATAggtcgggggtggcgcgcgagccatcgtcttttctttttctttttttaatttgttttattttaagggtattatatgtaaattttgttataaagttagggtatttgtatcatttcaagttttttaacgAGATTGATTGGTGGAAGGggggttttggtaagtaaatggtagttcaatgcaGTTGGGTGGTTAGAGTGTCAATTCATGGAGGTATATTGACAACGACTGGTAGTTTATGGGAGAAAAAGttaattaacccaaaattagttcacttgtttttttttgtgcatgagatcatatgaaaagaaaaacaaatccatTTCAGATTTTTAGTTTGAGTATGAGTCAAATCCAATATTGTATAGTtttcaaaaggaaaatataactattaaaaatcataaaagatttttttttaatcaaatattcTACTCTTTCAATAAGGAAAAAGTTTTTAAAGATTAGTTATGATTCTTATTTTATATGAGATAAAGTCAaatgttctatttttttcaaaaagggaaaaaccatagaaaatagataaaatatccTTTTGTCCTTCATTAATCTAAGATGAAATCAATTGTTTACTCTTTGAAGTTGGGATTGCCAAATTTAGAGAACTAGAACAAGAATATACTGTAATTAGGGTTGTGCACACTGGAATGCGATTCCCGCAGGGTCCAGTGTAACGATCCAGAGAAAAGTGCTAGACACATTTGCACTATTACCCCAAaaggattagtcaatttgaagcgTTCTTAGAATCTATTATAAAACCCAGTTTTACTTAGtaattaggcaatgtgggacttagctcTCATGACaatctttataaatcacccaCTTTATGTGGGTTACTCCTCATCTTTCCAATGTGGGAGggaggtgttacaaactcccccccttaaacTCATGACATCCTCGTCAGGGACACGTTATATGGTGCTCTAGTACCACATGGTCTGACATTACtaggtggctttgataccatttgtaacaaaaaaaaaaaaatgtgctagtcacatctgcgctatcaccccaaagcccaatttcacctagtaactaggcaatgtgagacttagtacTCATGAtcatctttataaatcacctaTTCTGTGTGGGTTACACCTCATCTTTCCAATGtaggaccggggtgttacatcCAGTAACTATAGTATAGAGTTATCTTTTGTAGAAATGAGATCTTTTTCTGCTGTTACTATCTTGATTTCATGTTCATATTCTTGGCATGTCTTTTCATTATATCTGTTGCAGGTAAACACACATCTCACACCTCGCCCAATTTTAC
Coding sequences:
- the LOC133877209 gene encoding 6-phosphofructo-2-kinase/fructose-2,6-bisphosphatase isoform X1 produces the protein MGTGASKSTGDGSHGGEEEREESLDQPGGQLYLSLKMENYKRKGDIIPHVYGSVPLVGSWDSSKALSMERESASMWELSFVVPPNHETLDFKFLLKPKYNNAPCIVEEGPNRILTGGTLQGDARLALFRLNADEVLEYRVFIHADRVSPFDLAASWRAYQENLRPSAVRGIPDISINSVPEMDAENGSSLELDLEHYVVPAPLTSANSGLAYAANNTETPRSLAHTGVFANMDGPGSVSYSFKDGGFSVDRPATIKEMEIVVPDSSRVYSGSGIVESKSVGTFSPLQKQDSHRGLLVDRGVGSPRLVKSASASTFTVDLKLDTETKNSMPAAAGAVAAAAVADQMLGPKEDRHLAIVLVGLPARGKTFTAAKLTRYLRWLGHETKHFNVGKYRRLKHGANQSADFFRADNPEGMEARNEVAALAMEDMISWMQEGGQVGIFDATNSTRKRRNMLMKMAEGKCKIIFLETICNDERIIERNIRLKIQQSPDYAEEPDFEAGYHDFKTRLDNYEKVYEPVEEGSYIKMIDMVSGHGGQIQVNNISGYLPGRIVFFLVNTHLTPRPILLTRHGESMDNVRGRIGGDTELSDRGEIYSKKLANFVEKRLKSERAASIWTSTLQRTILTATPIGGFPKIQWRALDEIYAGVCDGMSYEEIKKNMPEEYEARKKDKLRYRYPRGESYLDVIQRLEPVIIELERQRAPVVVISHQAVLRALYAYFADRPLKEIPHIEVPLHTIIEIQMGVTGVQEKRYKLMD